A single genomic interval of Longimicrobium sp. harbors:
- the ltrA gene encoding group II intron reverse transcriptase/maturase produces MSLQTPEKIRTLQNKLYLKAKREPAYRFYLLYDKVWRADILLHSYGLCRANGGAAGVDGVTFADIDESGLEAWLAALAADLREEKYKPEAVRRVRIPKPEGGERLLGIPTVRDRVVQQAAKLVLEPIFEADFEPNAYGYRPKRGALDAVQEVHRAIQHGEVHVVDADLSKYFDTIPHRELMRSVARRVSDGKMLRLIRMWLKAPAEETDDRGHTLRTGGERSREGTPQGGVISPLLANVYIHRLLKTWKKYGLERHLRARIINYADDLVILCRDRFGAETALKSLRWIVERLGLRLNEQKTHLRNAREEQFDFLGYTFGTMVSRRSGVRYLGVMPSKKRVKRFRQSLRLVLHPGNQGRAEEVVAQVNRRLVGWANYFCVGTLSGAYRAVDHYTCTLLRSFLVRRHKVPGRGTRRFSDQWLRAELGLVQLGGRRRVALSHALK; encoded by the coding sequence GTGAGCCTGCAAACTCCGGAGAAGATTCGGACCCTTCAGAACAAGCTCTACCTCAAGGCCAAGAGGGAGCCAGCGTATCGCTTCTACCTGCTCTACGACAAGGTCTGGAGAGCGGACATCCTGCTGCACTCCTATGGGCTGTGCCGTGCGAACGGCGGGGCTGCGGGGGTGGACGGGGTGACGTTCGCCGACATTGACGAATCAGGGCTGGAGGCGTGGCTGGCCGCGCTGGCGGCAGACCTTCGAGAGGAGAAGTACAAACCCGAGGCGGTGCGTCGGGTGAGGATCCCCAAGCCAGAGGGCGGAGAAAGGCTGCTCGGAATCCCGACGGTACGGGACCGGGTGGTGCAGCAGGCCGCCAAGCTGGTTCTGGAGCCGATCTTCGAGGCGGACTTCGAGCCGAACGCCTATGGCTACCGGCCGAAGCGCGGGGCGCTGGATGCAGTGCAGGAGGTGCATCGGGCGATCCAGCACGGGGAGGTGCACGTGGTGGATGCGGATCTGTCGAAGTACTTCGACACGATCCCGCACCGCGAGCTGATGCGGTCGGTCGCACGGCGAGTCAGCGACGGCAAGATGCTGCGTCTGATCAGGATGTGGCTGAAGGCCCCGGCTGAGGAGACGGACGACCGGGGGCACACGCTCCGCACGGGAGGCGAACGCTCACGGGAGGGCACCCCGCAGGGTGGGGTGATCTCGCCGCTGCTGGCCAACGTCTACATCCATCGTCTGCTGAAGACGTGGAAGAAGTATGGCCTGGAGCGGCACCTGCGGGCGCGGATCATCAACTACGCCGACGATCTGGTCATCCTTTGCCGGGATCGCTTCGGTGCCGAAACGGCACTGAAGTCGCTGCGGTGGATCGTCGAGCGCCTGGGCCTCAGGCTCAACGAACAGAAGACACACCTCCGAAATGCCAGGGAAGAGCAGTTCGACTTCCTTGGCTACACTTTCGGGACGATGGTGTCCCGGAGGTCAGGAGTGCGGTATCTGGGCGTGATGCCCTCGAAGAAGCGGGTGAAGCGGTTCAGGCAGTCACTGAGGCTGGTGCTGCATCCGGGGAACCAGGGTCGCGCCGAAGAGGTGGTGGCGCAGGTGAACCGGCGTCTTGTGGGCTGGGCGAACTACTTCTGCGTGGGAACGCTCAGCGGGGCCTACAGGGCGGTGGACCACTACACCTGCACGCTGCTGCGAAGCTTTCTGGTGCGACGCCACAAGGTCCCCGGGCGGGGGACCCGGCGATTCTCCGATCAGTGGCTCCGGGCCGAACTGGGACTGGTGCAACTCGGCGGACGTCGGCGGGTGGCGCTCTCGCATGCCTTGAAGTGA
- a CDS encoding prepilin-type N-terminal cleavage/methylation domain-containing protein, whose amino-acid sequence MSHRSAGFTLIEVLGVLVVTAVIATGVWSVTESVMRGHVQAMNDDDRASAVASIDGVLRNALRQATLGTLAAPNAGPVQVLVAGSGAASSDTLLVLRAEYAPITSSTRPCPGGGACLLLMGDHSRVIGEGEVLLVSAPAMGARVYRVTGEPQATRAACGADCEEEIVCPTFRDEMAEQVVVVTGGTYTPATPPAAPTPVTACRQTYYEDGGVCTERRQRVDAPRPKRTWDCRARGRVAAYTEVPVAELTTALGFPDVGSPTQSGASLTPRVRTQRVTASRFFVRRDGTRGAPVLVRQTGLDGDGAWNAAVPVGGPVATLEVETLHTGETAWRRGVGVDAAALAHSTGNANYVYTSFPTATAEPGFSFRRGYHDVGAIRVRFAVPTDQADGTIRNVPYVTLVATNGGTRHGSEGGW is encoded by the coding sequence ATGTCGCACCGAAGCGCGGGGTTCACTCTGATCGAGGTCCTGGGCGTGCTGGTCGTCACGGCCGTGATCGCCACGGGCGTGTGGTCGGTCACCGAGTCCGTCATGCGCGGGCACGTGCAGGCGATGAACGACGACGACCGCGCGAGCGCCGTGGCCTCCATCGATGGCGTGCTGCGCAACGCCCTGCGCCAGGCTACGCTGGGGACGCTCGCCGCTCCCAACGCCGGGCCGGTGCAGGTGCTGGTGGCGGGCAGCGGCGCCGCATCCAGCGACACGCTGCTGGTGCTGCGCGCGGAGTACGCGCCCATCACCAGCTCCACGCGCCCGTGCCCCGGCGGCGGCGCGTGCCTCCTGCTGATGGGCGACCACAGCAGGGTGATCGGGGAAGGCGAGGTGCTGCTGGTGAGCGCGCCGGCCATGGGTGCCCGCGTGTACCGCGTGACGGGCGAGCCCCAGGCTACCCGCGCCGCCTGCGGCGCCGACTGCGAGGAAGAGATCGTTTGCCCCACCTTCAGGGACGAGATGGCGGAACAGGTGGTGGTGGTCACCGGCGGCACCTACACCCCGGCCACGCCCCCCGCGGCTCCCACGCCCGTAACCGCCTGCAGGCAGACGTATTACGAGGACGGGGGAGTCTGCACGGAGCGCCGCCAGCGCGTGGATGCGCCGCGGCCGAAGCGGACGTGGGACTGCCGCGCGCGCGGCCGGGTAGCCGCGTACACCGAGGTGCCGGTGGCGGAGCTGACGACCGCGCTCGGGTTCCCGGACGTCGGGTCGCCCACGCAGTCGGGCGCGTCGCTCACCCCTCGCGTGCGTACGCAACGGGTGACGGCGTCGCGCTTCTTCGTGCGGCGCGACGGCACGCGCGGCGCCCCCGTGCTGGTGCGGCAGACGGGGCTGGACGGCGACGGCGCCTGGAACGCGGCGGTCCCCGTCGGCGGGCCCGTCGCCACGCTTGAGGTGGAGACGCTGCACACCGGCGAGACGGCGTGGCGGCGCGGCGTTGGGGTCGATGCCGCGGCGCTGGCGCACTCCACCGGCAACGCCAACTACGTCTATACCTCCTTCCCCACCGCCACGGCGGAGCCCGGCTTCTCCTTCCGGCGCGGCTACCACGACGTGGGCGCGATCCGCGTCCGCTTCGCCGTCCCCACCGACCAGGCGGACGGCACCATCCGCAACGTGCCGTACGTGACCCTCGTCGCCACCAACGGCGGCACGCGCCACGGAAGCGAGGGGGGATGGTGA
- a CDS encoding EAL domain-containing protein, with translation MSESSTRPRQSPATRRPGRNPAPRALADALFAGVERGAEGFFLLDFDAQIRFVNAAAERALGRGRDTLVGRCLWDELPELRDAGLEPLLHAARAGEAAPDAELRFGTPPRWYRVRAFADRAGTGVFLLDTTAEHALGESEARFRRAQHDPLTGLADRAEFVREVREADDAFAVVCLDVDRVERVSEGVGYAAGDRMLVEAAARLRASLGPEHTLGRLGGAAFAVLPRGVRDAMGVRRLCERMQSALAQPFAVEGHTVVAAAAMGVALAAEGGDAEALVRGAEVAMQRSRTAGGARVQWYDRAMHAQTRARLRLECDLRSALERDELHLHFQTVVDLATGGAVGAEALLRWNHPERGPIPPTEFIPVAEETGMIDALSDWVLREACRALPALKAAGGDGFTLSINLSAHQFAWGNLAERLGRTLHETGTAPRDLAVEITESALLGRLDAAAHVLRDLRAAGVRVYIDDFGTGYSSLAYLHRLPLDAIKVDRSFVEGLRDEPWSRQVVSSIVTLAGSLGVRVIAEGVSEPVQHEILRELGCGYAQGFLFSRPVSADALCALLRR, from the coding sequence ATGAGCGAGAGCAGCACCCGCCCACGGCAGTCCCCCGCCACGCGCCGCCCCGGGCGCAATCCGGCGCCCAGGGCGCTGGCGGACGCCCTGTTCGCGGGAGTGGAGCGCGGCGCCGAGGGCTTCTTCCTCCTCGACTTCGACGCGCAGATCCGCTTCGTCAACGCCGCGGCGGAGCGGGCGCTGGGGCGCGGCCGCGACACGCTGGTCGGCCGCTGCCTCTGGGACGAGCTCCCGGAGCTGCGCGACGCGGGGCTGGAGCCGCTCCTCCACGCCGCGCGCGCGGGCGAAGCCGCGCCAGACGCCGAGCTCCGCTTCGGGACGCCGCCGCGCTGGTACCGCGTGCGCGCCTTCGCGGACCGGGCCGGGACCGGCGTCTTCCTCCTGGACACCACCGCCGAGCACGCGCTGGGCGAGAGCGAAGCGCGCTTCCGCCGCGCCCAGCACGACCCCCTCACCGGCCTCGCCGACCGCGCGGAGTTCGTGCGCGAGGTGCGCGAGGCGGACGACGCCTTCGCGGTGGTGTGCCTGGACGTCGACCGCGTGGAGCGGGTGAGCGAGGGCGTGGGATACGCGGCCGGCGACCGCATGCTGGTGGAAGCCGCCGCGCGTCTGCGCGCGTCGCTGGGCCCCGAGCACACGCTGGGAAGGCTCGGCGGCGCCGCCTTCGCCGTCCTGCCGCGCGGCGTGCGCGACGCGATGGGTGTGCGGCGCCTCTGCGAGCGGATGCAGTCCGCGCTGGCGCAGCCGTTCGCGGTCGAGGGCCACACCGTCGTCGCCGCGGCGGCCATGGGCGTGGCGCTCGCCGCCGAGGGCGGCGACGCCGAGGCGCTGGTGCGCGGAGCGGAGGTGGCGATGCAGCGCTCGCGCACGGCTGGCGGCGCGCGGGTGCAGTGGTACGACCGCGCCATGCACGCCCAGACCCGCGCGCGCCTCCGCCTGGAGTGCGACCTCCGCAGCGCGCTGGAGCGCGACGAGCTGCACCTCCACTTCCAGACCGTCGTCGATCTCGCGACGGGAGGCGCGGTCGGCGCGGAAGCGCTCCTGCGCTGGAACCACCCGGAGCGCGGCCCCATCCCGCCCACCGAGTTCATCCCGGTGGCCGAGGAGACGGGGATGATCGATGCGCTGAGCGATTGGGTGCTCCGGGAGGCGTGCCGCGCCCTCCCCGCGCTCAAGGCTGCGGGCGGCGACGGGTTCACGCTCTCCATCAACCTTTCCGCGCACCAGTTCGCCTGGGGGAACCTCGCCGAGCGGCTGGGGCGCACCCTGCACGAGACCGGCACCGCGCCGCGCGATCTGGCGGTGGAGATCACCGAGAGCGCGCTGCTGGGACGGCTCGACGCGGCGGCGCACGTCCTTCGCGATCTGCGCGCGGCGGGAGTACGGGTGTACATCGACGACTTCGGCACCGGCTACTCCTCGCTCGCCTACCTCCACCGCCTCCCGCTGGACGCCATCAAGGTGGACAGGTCATTCGTGGAGGGGCTGCGCGACGAGCCGTGGAGCCGCCAGGTGGTGTCGTCCATCGTCACGCTGGCGGGGAGCCTGGGCGTGCGCGTGATCGCCGAGGGCGTGTCCGAGCCCGTGCAGCACGAGATCCTGCGCGAGCTGGGATGCGGCTACGCGCAGGGCTTCCTCTTCTCGCGCCCGGTCTCGGCCGACGCGCTCTGCGCCCTTCTCCGCCGGTGA